The proteins below are encoded in one region of Apium graveolens cultivar Ventura chromosome 4, ASM990537v1, whole genome shotgun sequence:
- the LOC141720986 gene encoding PHD finger protein ING2-like isoform X1 — MAIARTGVYVDDYLEYASTLPAELQRLLNTVRELDDRSQAMINQTRQQVSYCLGMGVSFQNLKRANYEDDEAILKKEIEVSQESALSLCTEKVLLARQAYDLIDSHVKRLDEDLNNFSEDLKQEGKLPPDEPINLPPLPLIPKNEKRKLPYGTPQQKKVDSKDRDWERDRDFELMPPPGSQKKDYAPIEIDQPIDPNEPTYCVCHQVSFGDMIACDNENCQGGEWFHYQCVGLTPETRFRGKWYCPTCRQLQR, encoded by the exons ATGGCAATTGCAAGAACTGGGGTTTATGTTGATGACTACTTGGAAT ATGCAAGCACTTTACCAGCTGAGCTTCAGAGGCTTCTCAATACAGTCAGAGAACTTGATGACCGTTCCCAAG CTATGATAAATCAGACTAGACAGCAAGTTAGTTACTGTCTGGGAATGGGAGTATCTTTTCAGAACTTGAAGAGAGCAAATTACGAAGATGATGAGGCAATACTGAAAAAGGAGATAGAAGTTAGCCAGGAAAGTGCTTTAAGCCTTTGCACCGAGAAGGTCTTATTGGCGCGGCAGGCTTATGACCTT ATAGATAGCCATGTTAAACGTCTCGATGAGGATCTAAATAACTTCTCGGAAGATCTTAAACAAG AGGGAAAATTACCACCTGATGAGCCAATAAACCTTCCACCACTACCGTTAATCCCAAAAAATGAGAAACGGAAATTACCCTACGGAACACCTCAACAAAAGAAGGTTGATTCCAAAGACAGAGACTGGGAGCGTGACAGAGACTTTGAGCTCATGCCTCCTCCAGGTAGCCAGAAAAAAGATTATGCTCCTATTGAAATCGATCAACCTATTGATCCCAACGAACCAACATACTGCGTCTGTCATCAG GTATCATTTGGAGATATGATTGCTTGTGACAATGAGAAT TGCCAAGGAGGCGAATGGTTCCATTATCAATGTGTTGGACTCACACCAGAGACAAGGTTCAGAGGAAAGTGGTATTGTCCAACCTGCAGGCAACTACAGCGCTAG
- the LOC141720986 gene encoding PHD finger protein ING2-like isoform X2 has product MLMTTWNMQALYQLSFRGFSIQSENLMTVPKNLKRANYEDDEAILKKEIEVSQESALSLCTEKVLLARQAYDLIDSHVKRLDEDLNNFSEDLKQEGKLPPDEPINLPPLPLIPKNEKRKLPYGTPQQKKVDSKDRDWERDRDFELMPPPGSQKKDYAPIEIDQPIDPNEPTYCVCHQVSFGDMIACDNENCQGGEWFHYQCVGLTPETRFRGKWYCPTCRQLQR; this is encoded by the exons ATGTTGATGACTACTTGGAAT ATGCAAGCACTTTACCAGCTGAGCTTCAGAGGCTTCTCAATACAGTCAGAGAACTTGATGACCGTTCCCAAG AACTTGAAGAGAGCAAATTACGAAGATGATGAGGCAATACTGAAAAAGGAGATAGAAGTTAGCCAGGAAAGTGCTTTAAGCCTTTGCACCGAGAAGGTCTTATTGGCGCGGCAGGCTTATGACCTT ATAGATAGCCATGTTAAACGTCTCGATGAGGATCTAAATAACTTCTCGGAAGATCTTAAACAAG AGGGAAAATTACCACCTGATGAGCCAATAAACCTTCCACCACTACCGTTAATCCCAAAAAATGAGAAACGGAAATTACCCTACGGAACACCTCAACAAAAGAAGGTTGATTCCAAAGACAGAGACTGGGAGCGTGACAGAGACTTTGAGCTCATGCCTCCTCCAGGTAGCCAGAAAAAAGATTATGCTCCTATTGAAATCGATCAACCTATTGATCCCAACGAACCAACATACTGCGTCTGTCATCAG GTATCATTTGGAGATATGATTGCTTGTGACAATGAGAAT TGCCAAGGAGGCGAATGGTTCCATTATCAATGTGTTGGACTCACACCAGAGACAAGGTTCAGAGGAAAGTGGTATTGTCCAACCTGCAGGCAACTACAGCGCTAG
- the LOC141719639 gene encoding putative carboxylesterase 9 translates to MSKFDPYEHLNVTLNDDGSLTRYLNIPKLPATTKEDQISPGQTVVSKDVTLNADNKTWMRIFRPTEPPSNHKKLPIILFLHAGGWIDLSVANPFCHETCNKMAQGIPAIVIGLEFRLAPEHRLPAQYNDAVETINWVKKQALDPRGDQWLRDFADYSRFYLYGASCGANIAYNAVLRILETKMEPLKIAGLIMNQPFIGGKKRTKSELKLATDQYFPLPVIDLLWELALPAGTNRDHRFCNPLQECDKGKLKSIGRCLVIGFGGDPLIDRQQEFVKMLVMSGVRVEAKFDDVGFHNIDMIDQRRAAAILDFIKEFV, encoded by the coding sequence ATGTCTAAATTTGATCCTTATGAACACCTGAATGTCACCCTCAATGATGACGGTTCTCTCACACGCTACCTTAACATTCCTAAACTTCCTGCCACCACCAAAGAAGACCAAATTTCACCTGGCCAAACTGTTGTCTCTAAGGATGTCACTCTCAATGCAGACAACAAGACTTGGATGCGCATTTTCCGGCCTACGGAGCCACCTTCCAACCACAAGAAACTTCCCATCATACTTTTCCTCCATGCAGGAGGTTGGATCGACCTAAGTGTTGCAAATCCTTTTTGTCACGAGACATGTAACAAAATGGCTCAGGGAATTCCTGCCATTGTCATTGGCCTTGAATTTCGACTAGCACCCGAACACCGGCTTCCAGCGCAATACAATGATGCTGTGGAAACGATAAATTGGGTGAAGAAGCAAGCATTGGATCCTAGAGGTGATCAATGGCTAAGAGATTTTGCAGATTATTCAAGATTTTACCTATACGGGGCAAGTTGCGGTGCAAATATTGCATATAATGCAGTGTTACGTATTCTAGAAACGAAAATGGAGCCACTGAAGATAGCAGGACTGATCATGAATCAACCATTCATTGGAGGTAAAAAAAGAACAAAATCTGAACTAAAACTGGCAACTGATCAATATTTTCCGTTGCCAGTAATTGATCTGTTGTGGGAACTTGCATTGCCAGCAGGGACGAATCGAGATCATAGATTTTGTAATCCTTTACAGGAGTGTGACAAAGGGAAGCTTAAATCGATCGGGAGGTGTTTGGTTATTGGATTTGGAGGCGATCCTTTGATTGATCGACAACAAGAATTTGTGAAAATGTTGGTGATGAGTGGAGTTAGGGTTGAAGCCAAGTTTGATGATGTTGgatttcataatattgatatgaTTGATCAGAGAAGGGCTGCTGCTATTTTAGATTTTATCAAAGAGTTTGTTTGA